In one window of Excalfactoria chinensis isolate bCotChi1 chromosome 29, bCotChi1.hap2, whole genome shotgun sequence DNA:
- the LOC140263352 gene encoding olfactory receptor 14J1-like gives MPNSSSISEFLLLPLADTRQLQLLHFWLLLGIYLAALLGNGLISTAVACDQRLHTPMYFFLLNLALLDLGSISTTLPKSLTNALWDTRAISYAGCAAQVFFFFFFMSAEYSLLTIMSYDRYVAICKPLHYGTLMGSRACATMAAAAWGAGVLNSLLHTASTFSLPLCHGNVVNQFFCEVPQILKLSCSASYLREVVFLIFSAIFTFGCFVFIVVSYVQIFLAVLRMPSAQGRHKAFSMCLPHLAVVSLFLSSAFFAYLKPPSISSPLLDLSVALLYSVVPPTLNPIIYSMRNREIKHALSKVLQYSLFQHQ, from the coding sequence atgcccaacagcagctccatcagcgagttcctcctgctgccgttggcagacacgcggcagctgcagctcctgcacttctggctcttgctgggcatctacctggctgccctcctgggcaacggcctcatcagcacagccgtagcctgcgaccagcgcctgcacacccccatgtacttcttcctgctcaacctggccctcctcgacctgggcagcatctccaccactctccccaaatCGTTGACCAatgccctctgggacaccagggccatctcctacgcaggatgtgctgcacaggtgtttttctttttcttcttcatgtcagcagagtattcccttctcaccatcatgtcctatgaccgctacgttgccatctgcaagcccctgcactacgggaccttgatgggcagcagagcttgtgccaccatggcagcagctgcctggggcgctggggttctcaactccctgctgcacactgccagtacattttcactgcctctctgccatgGGAATGTTGtgaaccagtttttctgtgaagtcccccagatcctcaagctctcctgctcagcctcctacctcagggaagttgtgtttctcatttttagtgccaTTTTCACCTTtggatgctttgttttcatagttgtgtcctatgtgcagatcttccttgctgtgctgaggatgccatCTGcgcagggacggcacaaagccttctccatgtgcctccctcacctggctgtggtttccctgtttctcagctctGCATTCTTTGCATACCTGAAGCCCccttccatttcctccccactcctggatctgtcagtggcacttctgtattcggtggttcctccaacactgaaccctattatctacagcatgaggaacagggaaatCAAGCATGCTCTCAGCAAGGTGTTGCAATACTCACTATTCCAGCATCAATAA